A single region of the Zootoca vivipara chromosome 2, rZooViv1.1, whole genome shotgun sequence genome encodes:
- the CRELD1 gene encoding protein disulfide isomerase CRELD1 isoform X1, which yields MPAQLAGWQDGGHVRWSSSLVPNLLKMALPWEKMLPAWLSLLLLLLGVPSGSPLQQEPCQTCRDLASNFNKGLERTQRENFGGGNTAWEEEKLAKYANSETRLLEVLEGVCATSDFACHQLLEQGEDHVERWWFHEQRQHPDFSQWLCMDALKLCCPPGTYGPDCHTCPGGAQKPCSGYGQCDGDGTRRGTGLCMCQTGYGGPFCSECGDGYYEASRNDSHLVCAECYRACGRCSGPEDSSCLRCKRGWMLHDRRCIDIDECGTDMAHCRANQFCVNTEGSYECRDCAKACIGCMGAGPSRCKKCNKGYRREGVKCLDVDECAGDMEEPVCTGASEACENTDGSYRCVCAEGHVRKEGICVEDKPPDAPEKGFFDDITDDEVVVLQQMFFGAIICALATLAAKGDMVFTAIFIGAVAAMAGYWLSERSDRVLDGFIKGR from the exons ATGCCTGCTCAGCTTGCAGGATGGCAAGATGGCGGCCATGTACGGTGGTCTTCCAG cCTGGTCCCTAACCTCCTGAAGATGGCTTTGCCCTGGGAGAAGATGCTGCCTGCTTGGCTCTCGCTTCTCTTGCTGCTCCTCGGGGTTCCAAGCGGGAGCCCTTTGCAGCAAGAGCCCTGCCAGACGTGCCGCGACCTGGCCAGCAACTTCAATAAG GGTCTGGAGCGGACACAGCGAGAGAACTtcgggggcgggaacacagcctgggaagaagagaagCTTGCAAAATATGCAAACAG TGAGACCCGCCTGCTGGAAgtcttggagggtgtgtgtgccacatcAGACTTTGCATGCCACCAGCTGTTGGAGCAGGGAGAAGACCATGTGGAGCGTTGGTGGTTCCATGA GCAGCGACAGCACCCTGATTTTTCCCAGTGGCTCTGCATGGATGCATTGAAACTCTGCTGCCCTCCCGGCACTTACGGCCCTGACTGCCACA CCTGCCCTGGGGGTGCCCAGAAGCCTTGCAGCGGGTATGGGCAGTGTGATGGTGATGGCACTCGCAGGGGCACCGGCCTGTGCATGTGCCAGACGGGTTACGGCGGCCCCTTCTGTTCCGAATGTGGAGATGGCTACTACGAAGCTTCTCGCAACGACAGCCACCTGGTATGTGCGG aGTGCTACCGGGCCTGCGGACGCTGTTCAGGCCCCGAAGATTCAAGCTGCCTTCGCTGCAAGAGGGGCTGGATGCTGCACGACCGAAGGTGCATTG ACATAGATGAATGTGGCACAGACATGGCGCACTGCCGGGCCAACCAGTTTTGCGTCAACACCGAGGGGTCCTACGAGTGCCGAG ATTGTGCCAAGGCCTGCATTGGCTGCATGGGTGCCGGGCCTTCCCGCTGCAAGAAATGCAACAAGGGCTATCGACGCGAAGGTGTCAAGTGCCTCG ATGTGGATGAATGTGCTGGAGACATGGAAGAACCCGTATGCACAGGTGCCAGTGAGGCCTGTGAGAACACAGACGGCAGCTATCGGTGTGTCTGTGCAGAGGGACATGTTCGCAAGGAGGGGATCTGTGTGGAAGACAAGCCCCCAG ATGCTCCCGAGAAAGGATTCTTTGACGACATCACGGACGACGAGGTGGTTGTCCTGCAGCAGATGTTCTTCGGTGCCATCATCTGTGCTCTGGCCACCCTAGCTGCGAAAGGAGACATGGTCTTCACCGCCATTTTCATTGGTGCCGTGGCCGCTATGGCTGGCTACTGGCTGTCTGAGCGCAGTGACCGGGTGCTGGATGGCTTCATCAAAGGCAGATAG
- the CRELD1 gene encoding protein disulfide isomerase CRELD1 isoform X2 — translation MALPWEKMLPAWLSLLLLLLGVPSGSPLQQEPCQTCRDLASNFNKGLERTQRENFGGGNTAWEEEKLAKYANSETRLLEVLEGVCATSDFACHQLLEQGEDHVERWWFHEQRQHPDFSQWLCMDALKLCCPPGTYGPDCHTCPGGAQKPCSGYGQCDGDGTRRGTGLCMCQTGYGGPFCSECGDGYYEASRNDSHLVCAECYRACGRCSGPEDSSCLRCKRGWMLHDRRCIDIDECGTDMAHCRANQFCVNTEGSYECRDCAKACIGCMGAGPSRCKKCNKGYRREGVKCLDVDECAGDMEEPVCTGASEACENTDGSYRCVCAEGHVRKEGICVEDKPPDAPEKGFFDDITDDEVVVLQQMFFGAIICALATLAAKGDMVFTAIFIGAVAAMAGYWLSERSDRVLDGFIKGR, via the exons ATGGCTTTGCCCTGGGAGAAGATGCTGCCTGCTTGGCTCTCGCTTCTCTTGCTGCTCCTCGGGGTTCCAAGCGGGAGCCCTTTGCAGCAAGAGCCCTGCCAGACGTGCCGCGACCTGGCCAGCAACTTCAATAAG GGTCTGGAGCGGACACAGCGAGAGAACTtcgggggcgggaacacagcctgggaagaagagaagCTTGCAAAATATGCAAACAG TGAGACCCGCCTGCTGGAAgtcttggagggtgtgtgtgccacatcAGACTTTGCATGCCACCAGCTGTTGGAGCAGGGAGAAGACCATGTGGAGCGTTGGTGGTTCCATGA GCAGCGACAGCACCCTGATTTTTCCCAGTGGCTCTGCATGGATGCATTGAAACTCTGCTGCCCTCCCGGCACTTACGGCCCTGACTGCCACA CCTGCCCTGGGGGTGCCCAGAAGCCTTGCAGCGGGTATGGGCAGTGTGATGGTGATGGCACTCGCAGGGGCACCGGCCTGTGCATGTGCCAGACGGGTTACGGCGGCCCCTTCTGTTCCGAATGTGGAGATGGCTACTACGAAGCTTCTCGCAACGACAGCCACCTGGTATGTGCGG aGTGCTACCGGGCCTGCGGACGCTGTTCAGGCCCCGAAGATTCAAGCTGCCTTCGCTGCAAGAGGGGCTGGATGCTGCACGACCGAAGGTGCATTG ACATAGATGAATGTGGCACAGACATGGCGCACTGCCGGGCCAACCAGTTTTGCGTCAACACCGAGGGGTCCTACGAGTGCCGAG ATTGTGCCAAGGCCTGCATTGGCTGCATGGGTGCCGGGCCTTCCCGCTGCAAGAAATGCAACAAGGGCTATCGACGCGAAGGTGTCAAGTGCCTCG ATGTGGATGAATGTGCTGGAGACATGGAAGAACCCGTATGCACAGGTGCCAGTGAGGCCTGTGAGAACACAGACGGCAGCTATCGGTGTGTCTGTGCAGAGGGACATGTTCGCAAGGAGGGGATCTGTGTGGAAGACAAGCCCCCAG ATGCTCCCGAGAAAGGATTCTTTGACGACATCACGGACGACGAGGTGGTTGTCCTGCAGCAGATGTTCTTCGGTGCCATCATCTGTGCTCTGGCCACCCTAGCTGCGAAAGGAGACATGGTCTTCACCGCCATTTTCATTGGTGCCGTGGCCGCTATGGCTGGCTACTGGCTGTCTGAGCGCAGTGACCGGGTGCTGGATGGCTTCATCAAAGGCAGATAG